Proteins from one Rhineura floridana isolate rRhiFlo1 chromosome 16, rRhiFlo1.hap2, whole genome shotgun sequence genomic window:
- the MARS2 gene encoding methionine--tRNA ligase, mitochondrial isoform X1, whose amino-acid sequence MPLFCRPAARCLLRAATSKQRSWTRCYAPGRSGSGQWLITTPIFYVNGPPHIGHLYSAVLADALHRHWELMGRDAGYFATGTDEHGLKIQMTAASAGTSPEQFCDHMSAKFRELFTQAGISYTDFIRTTEPRHKQAVEHFWTTLRDRGWLYQAHYEGWYCTVEESFLAASQVTEHLDAQGHKCMVSLETGHQVHWTKEENFMFKLSEFQEPLLKWLWESKAAITPEPFHQQVLQWLEQDLPDLSVSRDRNRLQWGIPVPDDSTQTIYVWVDALVNYLTVVGYPNTHHAWWPAACHVVGKDILKFHAIYWPALLMAVGLAPPEKIFVHSHWTVQGQKMSKSLGNVVDPGACFWRYSVDGFRYFLLRQGVPERDCDYYDEKAVKLVNSELADALGGLLNRCTAPSLNPKGSYPGFSEACFPKDPASRHGRGSSKALAEDYKLVTLVKDLPEQVSGCFERFQIYRALECIMDCVRQTNGFVQRHAPWKLCRKDPEQQQWQDTILHITLECLRIYGSLLQPVIPATADKILTRLGVNPSERSLSNLNFLSRYYGGKCPFEGRRLGPDTGLLFPKLEKQTDAAGILKY is encoded by the exons ATGCCGCTGTTCTGCCGTCCTGCCGCGCGCTGCCTCCTCCGGGCTGCTACCTCCAAGCAACGTTCGTGGACACGCTGTTACGCTCCGGGTCGGAGTGGTAGTGGCCAGTGGCTGATCACCACGCCTATCTTCTATGTGAACGGCCCGCCGCACATCGGGCATCTCTACTCTGCGGTGCTGGCTGATGCACTGCACCGGCACTGGGAGCTGATGGGCCGGGACGCAGGGTACTTTGCAACGG GAACTGATGAGCATGGTCTGAAGATTCAGATGACAGCAGCGTCTGCAGGCACTTCCCCTGAACAGTTCTGTGACCATATGTCAGCCAAATTCCGGGAGCTCTTCACCCAGGCTGGCATCTCTTACACTGACTTCATCCGCACCACAGAGCCGCGGCACAAACAGGCTGTAGAGCACTTCTGGACCACTCTGCGGGATCGGGGCTGGCTCTACCAGGCCCACTATGAAGGCTGGTACTGCACTGTAGAAGAGAGCTTCTTGGCTGCTTCCCAAGTCACTGAGCATCTTGATGCCCAAGGCCACAAGTGCATGGTCTCACTTGAGACTGGCCACCAG GTACATTGGACCAAAGAGGAGAACTTCATGTTCAAGCTCTCTGAGTTCCAGGAGCCTCTGCTGAAATGGCTCTGGGAGAGTAAGGCAGCCATCACACCCGAGCCCTTCCACCAGCAGGTGCTCCAGTGGCTGGAGCAGGACTTGCCTGACCTCTCCGTATCTCGTGACCGAAACCGCTTGCAGTGGGGCATCCCCGTCCCTGACGACTCGACGCAGACTATTTACGTCTGGGTGGATGCCCTGGTGAACTACCTAACTGTTGTGGGTTATCCTAACACGCACCATGCCTGGTGGCCAGCTGCCTGCCACGTTGTGGGCAAAGATATCCTTAAATTCCATGCCATCTACTGGCCTGCCCTGCTGATGGCGGTGGGGCTGGCGCCTCCGGAAAAGATCTTTGTGCACTCTCATTGGACGGTGCAAGGGCAGAAGATGTCGAAGAGTCTGGGCAATGTGGTGGACCCGGGGGCCTGTTTCTGGCGGTACTCGGTGGACGGCTTTCGGTACTTCCTGCTGAGGCAGGGTGTTCCTGAGCGAGACTGCGACTACTACGATGAGAAGGCTGTCAAACTGGTCAATTCAGAGCTGGCTGATGCCTTGGGGGGGCTTCTTAACCGGTGCACAGCTCCCAGCCTGAACCCCAAGGGGAGTTATccaggcttctcagaggcatgCTTCCCTAAGGACCCAGCCTCTCGACATGGGAGAGGATCCAGCAAGGCTTTGGCTGAGGATTACAAGCTGGTGACGTTGGTGAAAGACCTGCCTGAGCAAGTGAGTGGCTGCTTCGAACGCTTCCAGATCTACAGAGCTTTGGAATGCATCATGGACTGTGTGAGACAGACGAATGGCTTCGTCCAGAGGCACGCACCCTGGAAACTGTGTCGCAAGGATCCTgaacagcagcagtggcaggacACCATCCTCCACATCACCCTGGAATGTCTTCGGATTTACGGGAGCCTCCTGCAACCGGTGATCCCGGCCACTGCTGATAAGATCCTGACCAGGTTGGGTGTTAATCCCTCCGAAAGGTCTCTAAGCAACTTGAACTTTCTTTCCCGCTACTATGGTGGAAAGTGTCCCTTTGAAGGCAGGAGGCTGGGACCAGATACTGGGCTTCTGTTTCCCAAGCTGGAAAAACAGACAGATGCTGCGGGGATTCTGAAATACTAA
- the MARS2 gene encoding methionine--tRNA ligase, mitochondrial isoform X2, which yields MTAASAGTSPEQFCDHMSAKFRELFTQAGISYTDFIRTTEPRHKQAVEHFWTTLRDRGWLYQAHYEGWYCTVEESFLAASQVTEHLDAQGHKCMVSLETGHQVHWTKEENFMFKLSEFQEPLLKWLWESKAAITPEPFHQQVLQWLEQDLPDLSVSRDRNRLQWGIPVPDDSTQTIYVWVDALVNYLTVVGYPNTHHAWWPAACHVVGKDILKFHAIYWPALLMAVGLAPPEKIFVHSHWTVQGQKMSKSLGNVVDPGACFWRYSVDGFRYFLLRQGVPERDCDYYDEKAVKLVNSELADALGGLLNRCTAPSLNPKGSYPGFSEACFPKDPASRHGRGSSKALAEDYKLVTLVKDLPEQVSGCFERFQIYRALECIMDCVRQTNGFVQRHAPWKLCRKDPEQQQWQDTILHITLECLRIYGSLLQPVIPATADKILTRLGVNPSERSLSNLNFLSRYYGGKCPFEGRRLGPDTGLLFPKLEKQTDAAGILKY from the exons ATGACAGCAGCGTCTGCAGGCACTTCCCCTGAACAGTTCTGTGACCATATGTCAGCCAAATTCCGGGAGCTCTTCACCCAGGCTGGCATCTCTTACACTGACTTCATCCGCACCACAGAGCCGCGGCACAAACAGGCTGTAGAGCACTTCTGGACCACTCTGCGGGATCGGGGCTGGCTCTACCAGGCCCACTATGAAGGCTGGTACTGCACTGTAGAAGAGAGCTTCTTGGCTGCTTCCCAAGTCACTGAGCATCTTGATGCCCAAGGCCACAAGTGCATGGTCTCACTTGAGACTGGCCACCAG GTACATTGGACCAAAGAGGAGAACTTCATGTTCAAGCTCTCTGAGTTCCAGGAGCCTCTGCTGAAATGGCTCTGGGAGAGTAAGGCAGCCATCACACCCGAGCCCTTCCACCAGCAGGTGCTCCAGTGGCTGGAGCAGGACTTGCCTGACCTCTCCGTATCTCGTGACCGAAACCGCTTGCAGTGGGGCATCCCCGTCCCTGACGACTCGACGCAGACTATTTACGTCTGGGTGGATGCCCTGGTGAACTACCTAACTGTTGTGGGTTATCCTAACACGCACCATGCCTGGTGGCCAGCTGCCTGCCACGTTGTGGGCAAAGATATCCTTAAATTCCATGCCATCTACTGGCCTGCCCTGCTGATGGCGGTGGGGCTGGCGCCTCCGGAAAAGATCTTTGTGCACTCTCATTGGACGGTGCAAGGGCAGAAGATGTCGAAGAGTCTGGGCAATGTGGTGGACCCGGGGGCCTGTTTCTGGCGGTACTCGGTGGACGGCTTTCGGTACTTCCTGCTGAGGCAGGGTGTTCCTGAGCGAGACTGCGACTACTACGATGAGAAGGCTGTCAAACTGGTCAATTCAGAGCTGGCTGATGCCTTGGGGGGGCTTCTTAACCGGTGCACAGCTCCCAGCCTGAACCCCAAGGGGAGTTATccaggcttctcagaggcatgCTTCCCTAAGGACCCAGCCTCTCGACATGGGAGAGGATCCAGCAAGGCTTTGGCTGAGGATTACAAGCTGGTGACGTTGGTGAAAGACCTGCCTGAGCAAGTGAGTGGCTGCTTCGAACGCTTCCAGATCTACAGAGCTTTGGAATGCATCATGGACTGTGTGAGACAGACGAATGGCTTCGTCCAGAGGCACGCACCCTGGAAACTGTGTCGCAAGGATCCTgaacagcagcagtggcaggacACCATCCTCCACATCACCCTGGAATGTCTTCGGATTTACGGGAGCCTCCTGCAACCGGTGATCCCGGCCACTGCTGATAAGATCCTGACCAGGTTGGGTGTTAATCCCTCCGAAAGGTCTCTAAGCAACTTGAACTTTCTTTCCCGCTACTATGGTGGAAAGTGTCCCTTTGAAGGCAGGAGGCTGGGACCAGATACTGGGCTTCTGTTTCCCAAGCTGGAAAAACAGACAGATGCTGCGGGGATTCTGAAATACTAA